The genomic region AACGAGGCGAGCGCGGCGCAGACGTTGCTCTCCGCGCCGCCGGGATGGACGGCGAAACTGTGGGCGTCCGCGAGCCGCTCTCCCGCCGGCACGCTCAGCCTGAGCATGGTCTCGCCCAGGCTGGTGACGTCGAACCTCGAAGACCCTGGAGGCCCTGGCGAGGCTGGAGGCCCTGTCGCCCCGTCAGCCATCGAGCTCGCCCTCGCGCGCCCGGCGCAAGGCCGAGACGAGCCGGTGAGCCCTGTCGGTCAAGGCCTCCTCTTCGTCGCTTGCGCCCCTCACCAGGGTGCTGCCCACGCCGACGGCCACCGCCCCCGCCGCCACATAGGCGGCCACGTTGTCGACGCCGACGCCGCCGGTAGGGATGAAGCCGATGTCGTCCAGGGGCGCCCGCAGCGCCCTCAGGTACGAAGGGCCCAGGCTGTCGGCGGGAAAGAGCTTGACCAGCCGGCAGCCGGCCGCCCAGGCGGCCTGGGCCTCGCTGGCGGTGAAGACGCCCGGCAGGTGCAGAACGCCCCGCGCCTGCGCGCGGAGGGCGCTGGCGAGGTCGAGGTTGGGCGAGACGAGAAACTGCGCCCCGGCGTCCAGCGCCCGGTCGGCGTCATCAGCGGTCCGCACCGTCCCCGCGCCGACCAGGAGCTGGCCGGCCAGCTCGCGCCGCAAGGCCGCGACGCCTGCCAAGGCGCCCTGGCTGTTGAGGGTGAGCTCGAGCACGCCGACCCCCCCGCGCAAGAGCGCCTCGGCAACCCTCAGCAGGCGGGGCAGGGGGAAGTCGCCGCGGAGGATGGCGATGACGCCCGCCTCGCGGATGATCGTTGCAGCCTCTGCAGCAGCCTCTGTGGACGCTGGACTCGTCATGCTAGCTCCTTTGGCAAACCTGGCCTAGCTTACCACTCGGCTACGCTGCCGTCGGCGCTCCTCCAGACCGGGTTGCGCCAGCGGTGCCCCCTGCGATCCGCCTCACGGACCGCCTCCTCGTCGATGT from Deinococcota bacterium harbors:
- a CDS encoding bifunctional 4-hydroxy-2-oxoglutarate aldolase/2-dehydro-3-deoxy-phosphogluconate aldolase codes for the protein MTSPASTEAAAEAATIIREAGVIAILRGDFPLPRLLRVAEALLRGGVGVLELTLNSQGALAGVAALRRELAGQLLVGAGTVRTADDADRALDAGAQFLVSPNLDLASALRAQARGVLHLPGVFTASEAQAAWAAGCRLVKLFPADSLGPSYLRALRAPLDDIGFIPTGGVGVDNVAAYVAAGAVAVGVGSTLVRGASDEEEALTDRAHRLVSALRRAREGELDG